One part of the Sardina pilchardus chromosome 5, fSarPil1.1, whole genome shotgun sequence genome encodes these proteins:
- the LOC134080512 gene encoding protein mono-ADP-ribosyltransferase PARP12-like, translating to MASRADDESSASDLDDESSGQCSSTDSDSQSGVESDSEHGASRGQSPSGPEPCKYYNSRGGCRNGSRCSDQHVCKDSWSGFCRNGHSCRLKHIGASDSEEDSGAGRRGGSGGSGGRRNPGGRTRGNERRPRRRSPSSESDLEDGEPYRWQLDCGRGWKDIANDHILEAQYSRPCTKGINIYNTPYGVISIDFKHMRVRKKSNVRVRRRGSQQTKWLWYYKGKKRWHQYGEKDSKGKQSPVKSSVLEKEYQKHKKGSHQFTVGSDTFEIRFKDMCQVNLSSGQKRKISRRPLYDSSQSRGSAAVTQGMRRTDLSSSPRGRWQFKGQGKNWHDFKNRVECSVTSADIEAQYQRNPQGQMTFTVSGQTFKLDFSAMTQTNMSTNKSRRIQRK from the exons ATGAAAGTAGTGCCAGTGACCTGGATGACGAGAGCTCAGGCCAGTGCAGCTCCACTGACTCAGATTCCCAGTCGGGAGTCGAGTCGGATTCCGAGCATGGAGCTTCCAGAGGCCAAAGTCCCTCCGGG CCAGAACCGTGCAAGTACTACAATAGTCGTGGCGGCTGCCGGAACGGCAGCAGATGCTCCGACCAGCACGTGTGCAAGGACTCCTGGAGCGGTTTCTGTCGCAATGGTCACAGTTGTCGTCTGAAACACATTGGCGCCTCGGATTCGGAGGAGGATTCAGGAGCAGGACGGCGAGGTGGGAGTGGTGgcagtggagggaggaggaatcCTGGAGGGAGGACCAGGGGGAATGAGAGGAGGCCTCGCAGGAGATCACCATCCAGTG AGAGTGACCTGGAGGATGGTGAACCGTACAGGTGGCAGCTCGACTGTGGCCGTGGCTGGAAGGACATCGCCAACGATCACATCCTCGAGGCCCAGTACTCCCGACCTTGCACAAAAGGCATCAATATATACAATACTCCCTATGG GGTCATCTCCATAGACTTTAAACATATGCGGGTTCGGAAAAAGTCCAACGTGAGAGTGCGACGGCGCGGCTCTCAGCAGACTAAATGGCTCTGGTATTACAAAGGGAAAAAACGATGGCACCAATATGGAGAAAAG GACTCAAAAGGGAAACAGAGTCCAGTCAAAAGTTCAGTGCTGGAGAAAGAGTACCAGAAACATAAAAAGGGATCACATCAGTTCACCGTAGGATCGGACACCTTTGAGATCAGATTTAAAG ACATGTGCCAGGTAAATCTGTCCTCTGGACAAAAGCGAAAAATCAGCCGACGTCCCTTGTATGACAGTTCTCAAAGTCGTGGGAG tgcTGCGGTGACCCAGGGAATGAGAAGAACGGACCTGTCCAGTTCACCCAGAGGCCGATGGCAGTTTAAGGGACAAGGCAAAAATTGGCACGATTTTAAAAACAGG GTTGAATGTTCAGTGACCAGTGCTGACATTGAGGCCCAGTACCAGCGAAACCCTCAGGGTCAAATGACCTTCACCGTCAGTGGACAGACATTCAAGTTAGACTTCTCCG CAATGACTCAGACCAACATGAGCACAAATAAGTCGCGCAGGATCCAGCGCAAATAG